The following are encoded in a window of Sminthopsis crassicaudata isolate SCR6 chromosome 3, ASM4859323v1, whole genome shotgun sequence genomic DNA:
- the KMT2B gene encoding histone-lysine N-methyltransferase 2B isoform X2, which produces MAAAAGGGGCPGPGSARGRFPGRPRGPGGGGGRCGRGGGGERARVALRRGGGGAAGAGGAEPGEDTALRRLLGLRRGLRRFRRLWKGLHTRRGRSRSRGRGRGRAGLQEESDPGQGQEEEEESSSDEENEEEEEEFLGFHSDEDVAPSSLRSALRSQQGGTPRGRGRKHRTTPPPPPRPAEVALPPQKAPSRRRGETGKERMVQVLAELLQRAQAPPSPRGRVSESPTPRRPRGRPPGSCKKKKLPAVAAAAPKAVATPKATLPIVPGSRRAGAWKHREATGPGSHKRGDSGRGGRGGRGRGRGRLPLLLKFVSKAKKMKMGQLTLGPEPGRGRGRRRGGRRGVPPGRVGSDRGGEQHPKSEPEEKEEKDKEEEEEEEEEEKRVTEEEEEKAPSPPPPLPTPPPPPSPPPPPPPPPPPPPAPEEEGDTPPPLATAATRSRKRGRPPLTPTQRAEREAARAGPEGGSPPTPVSPAGPPEDSPTAPPKGTTFLKNIRQFIMPVVSARSSRLIKTPRRFMDEEAPRPPRTEASPPSRPPVEVSPLAPQEPTTAPDPTPAPIPSLAPAPVPAPPPVPAPPPPPTPVPTPTPTPTATPTPTPTPISTPTPTPIPTPTPTPTPTPSPPPQSPTPPPAPLPEKRRSILREPTFRWTSLSLELAPPPPPAPPPAPPPAPMTPSRRPLLLRAPQFTPSEAHLKIYESVLATPLPGAPDPPEPEPPPADEPILEPEARTGSRTNHLSLPCFSPSAATPTKAEGPQGSPAPSNGQLQAPLPPPPEEPSLCTRGTISLPLSGVEEKMFSLLKKAKVQLFKIDQQQHQQKGAHLVLPSPGMKVEEAMRTLKQSPERGAVKSEDEFLEAKKERPPGPESPVQGPRIKHVCRHAAVALGQARAMVPEDVPRLSALPLRERHDLAADDTSSASETEGIPSRSRRGKVEPAGLGGNSGSTGTGGTLSHTPRRSLPSHQGKKMRMARCGRCRGCLRLQDCGSCVNCLDKPKFGGPNTKKQCCVYRKCDKIEARKMERLAKKGRTMVKTLLPWDSDESLEASPGPPGPRRGSAGGGPREEAVAPSGPEEQDPLLQRKSARRCVKQRPSYDIFEDSDDSDPGVPPASRRRAPRENELPLLEPEEQSRPRKATLQPVVQLKARRRLEKDTSGPGPFASFPNGWTGKQKSPDGIHRVRVDFKEDCDLENVWLMGGLSVLTSVPGGPPLVCLLCASKGLHELVFCQVCCDPFHPFCLEEAERPLPQHHDTWCCRRCKFCHVCGRKGRSTKHLLECERCRHAYHPACLGPSYPTRATRKRRHWICSACVRCKSCGAAPGKNWDTEWSGDCSLCPGCTQLYEKGNFCPICTRCYEDNDYESKMMQCAQCDHWVHAKCEGLSDEGYEILSGLPDSVLYTCGPCAGTAPPRWREALEGALRGGLHQVLQGLLSSKVTGPLLQCTQCGQDGEQLHRGPCDLRAVSQLFEDGHYSSVHSFMEDVVGILMRHMEEGDAPERRAVGQAKGLLLKLLESAFSWFDAHDPKYWRRNTRLPNGVLPNAVLPPSADHIYAQWRQQESEAPVPGHPPVGGAIPATPTKEPALESHLEDPRQCALCLKYGDADSKEAGRLLYIGQNEWTHVNCAIWSAEVFEENDGSLKNVHAAVARGRQMRCELCLKPGATVGCCLSSCLSNFHFMCARASCCIFQDDKKVFCQKHTDLLDGKEIVTPDGFDVLRRVYVDFEGISFKRKFLTGLEPDAINVLIGSIRIDSLGTLSDLSDCEGRLFPIGYQCSRLYWSTVDARRRCWYRCRILEYRPRGSREEPDHIGAAEENRTIVHSPIPTTELLGAEPSQPGPDTLCQGPERYSPAQSTGPLPPPPEPSVAPSPAPRSVSGARIKVPNYSPSRRPLGGVSCWPLPSPGSPSSLSHHIPTVGDPDFPAPPRRSRRPSPLASRLPPRRASPPPRPAPQLRVPPPTSALEALMPTSGELAPPSLAASPPPPPEDLGPDFEDMEVVPGLSAADLDFAASLLGSEPFQEEEIVAEGAGGSSRGGPGDSSEEEAGPPTHYIHFPPTVVPGPAPPPGSLLGTPRIEQLDGVDDGTDSEAEAVQQPRGQEAPASGPGVGGVGGGGGGGDGARPPEDLPSEIVEFVLKNLGGAGEGGAGPGEEPPLPPPSLANGSQAPPAPLPAPVDPPRTFAWLPGAPGVRVLSLSPAPEPPKTAASKIILVNKLGQVFVKMAGESDPAPPLPKRPPPTPPTASPAWGLAPGPLLSVLPVVGVVRPPPPPPPSLTLVLSSGPPSPPRPAIRVKRVSTFAGRSPSAPPPNKAPRLDGEGDSLENAPQPVGTLGSGLSRVRMKTPTVRGILDLDAPGEPSRGESPTILPDRPPLLPLPDCSFPKVSEGPPDLLLEPQWHHYSGEASSSEDDPPSPEDKENQGPRRAGPHLRFEISSEDGFSVEAESLEGAWRTLIEKVQEARGHARLRHLSFSGMSGARLLGIHHDAVIFLAEQLPGAQRCHHYKFRYHQQGEGQEEPPLNPHGAARAEVYLRKCTFDMFNFLASQHRVLPEGAACDEEEDEVQLRSTRRATSLELPMAMRFRHLKKTSKEAVGVYRSAIHGRGLFCKRNIDAGEMVIEYSGIVIRSVLTDKREKFYDGKGIGCYMFRMDDFDVVDATMHGNAARFINHSCEPNCFSRVIHVEGQKHIVIFALRRILRGEELTYDYKFPIEDASNKLPCNCGAKRCRRFLN; this is translated from the exons atggcggcggcggcgggcggCGGCGGTTGCCCGGGGCCTGGCTCGGCGCGGGGCCGCTTCCCGGGCCGGCCACGGGGCCCCGGCGGGGGCGGGGGCCGCTGCGGGCGGGGCGGCGGCGGGGAGCGGGCCCGGGTGGCCCTGCGGCGAGGCGGCGGCGGCGCGGCCGGGGCTGGAGGAGCGGAACCCGGCGAGGACACGGCCCTGCGCCGCCTGCTCGGCCTCCGCCGGGGCCTGCGCCGGTTCCGCCGTTTGTGGAAGGGACTGCACACTCGCCGGGGCCGGAGCCGGAGTCGGGGCCGGGGCCGTGGCCGGGCCGGCCTGCAAGAGGAGTCCGACCCGGGCCAgggacaggaggaggaggaggagagcagCAGTGACGAGGAGaacgaggaggaggag GAGGAGTTTCTGGGTTTCCACTCAGATGAAGATGTGGCCCCCAGTTCCCTGCGCTCTGCGCTTCGGTCCCAGCAAG GTGGAACCCCCAGAGGCCGGGGCCGCAAACACAGGACCACCCCCCCTCCACCTCCCCGCCCAGCCGAAGTGGCCCTTCCCCCCCAGAAGGCCCCGTCCCGGAGACGGGGCGAGACTGGCAAAGAGCGGATGGTGCAGGTACTGGCTGAGCTGCTTCAGCGGGCCCAGGCCCCGCCAAGTCCCCGGGGCCGAGTCTCCGAATCTCCCACCCCTCGGCGGCCTCGAGGCCGGCCACCGGGCTCTTGTAAGAAGAAGAAGCTGCCAGCGGTGGCAGCGGCGGCTCCCAAGGCCGTGGCGACTCCCAAGGCCACGCTCCCCATAGTCCCGGGAAGTCGACGTGCTGGGGCCTGGAAACACCGAGAGGCCACCGGCCCCGGGAGCCACAAAAGAGGGGACTCGGGCCGAGGGGGCCGAGGAGGTAGGGGCCGTGGCCGGGGGAGGCTCCCTCTCCTACTCAAGTTCGTCTCGAAGGCCAAAAAGATGAAGATGGGGCAGTTGACCTTGGGACCCGAGCCAGGACGGGGTCGAGGCCGTCGAAGGGGGGGCCGCCGGGGAGTCCCTCCAGGTAGAGTTGGGTCTGACCGAGGAGGGGAGCAACATCCAAAGTCTGAgccagaggaaaaagaagaaaaagacaaagaagaagaagaagaagaagaagaagaagagaagagggtgactgaggaagaggaagagaaggcacCTTCACCACCACCTCCTCTGCCTACTCCCCCTCCTCCACCTTCCCCTCCACCtcccccacctccacctcctccaccccctccagctCCTGAGGAGGAGGGAGATACGCCCCCTCCTCTGGCCACAGCAGCTACTAGATCTCGAAAAAGAGGCCGGCCTCCCCTGACCCCTACCCAGCGAGCCGAACGGGAGGCGGCCCGAGCAGGGCCGGAGGGTGGCTCCCCCCCTACCCCTGTCTCTCCTGCAGGGCCTCCTGAAGACAGTCCCACAGCCCCCCCTAAGGGGACCACTTTCCTGAAAAACATTAGACAGTTTATCATGCCTGTTGTGAGCGCCCGATCTTCCCGTCTCATCAAGACCCCTCGACGGTTCATGGATGAAGAGGCCCCCCGACCCCCAAGGACTGAGGCCTCCCCCCCTTCTCGGCCCCCTGTGGAAGTCTCCCCACTAGCCCCCCAAGAACCAACTACAGCTCCTGATCCCACTCCTGCTCCCATTCCTTCTCTGGCTCCGGCTCCGGTTCCGGCTCCACCTCCGGTTCCggctccacctccacctcctacCCCTGTTCCTACCCCTACCCCTACCCCTACCGCTAcccctactcctactcctacccCTATTTCTACTCCTACCCCTACCCCTATTCCCACTCCTACTCCTACCCCTACTCCTACCCCTTCTCCACCTCCTCAATCACCAACACCCCCACCAGCCCCTCTTCCTGAAAAGAGACGTTCTATCCTGAGGGAGCCCACATTCCGATGGACTTCACTGAGTTTGGAGCTAGCCCCTCCTCCGCCTCCAGCTCCTCCACCAGCCCCTCCCCCGGCACCCATGACCCCATCCCGGAGGCCCCTTCTGCTTCGAGCTCCCCAGTTCACTCCCAGTGAAGCCCACCTGAAGATCTATGAATCTGTGCTAGCCACACCCTTGCCTGGGGCCCCCGACCCCCCTGAGCCAGAGCCTCCCCCAGCCGATGAACCGATTTTAGAGCCCGAAGCACGGACGGGGAGTCGAACCAATCACCTCAGCTTGCCCTGCTTCAGCCCTTCGGCAGCCACCCCCACCAAGGCCGAGGGCCCCCAAGGTTCACCGGCTCCTAGCAATGGGCAGCTGCAGGCGCCCCTGCCCCCTCCTCCTGAGGAGCCAAGTCTCTGTACCCGGGGCACGATTTCGCTTCCTCTCTCTGGAGTAGAAGAGAAGATGTTTAGTCTTCTCAAGAAGGCGAAAGTCCAGCTATTTAAGATCGATCAGCAGCAGCACCAGCAGAAGGGGGCCCACCTGGTTCTG CCAAGCCCCGGAATGAAAGTGGAAGAGGCCATGAGGACCCTCAAGCAGAGCCCTGAGAGAGGAGCGGTCAAGTCTGAGGACGAGTTCCTGGAAGCCAAGAAGGAGAGACCCCCG GGTCCCGAGTCTCCGGTGCAGGGTCCTCGAATCAAACACGTGTGTCGGCACGCCGCCGTAGCGCTGGGCCAAGCCCGGGCCATGGTGCCCGAGGACGTCCCTCGGCTCAGTGCCCTGCCCCTTCGGGAGCGGCACGACCTTGCGGCTGACG ATACATCCTCAGCATCTGAGACGGAGGGCATCCCGTCACGCTCCCGAAGGGGAAAGGTGGAACCAGCCGGCCTGGGGGGGAACTCGGGGTCCACAGGGACTGGGGGAACCCTGTCACACACCCCGAGGCGTTCCCTGCCCTCCCACCAAGGCAAGAAGATGAGGATGGCACGGTGCGGCCGCTGCCGAGGCTGCCTGCGACTGCAAGACTGTGGGTCCTGTGTCAATTGTCTGGACAAACCCAAGTTTGGAGGTCCCAACACCAAAAAGCAGTGCTGTGT GTACCGGAAGTGTGATAAGATTGAGGCCCGAAAGATGGAGCGCCTGGCCAAGAAAG GCCGCACAATGGTGAAGACCCTGTTACCCTGGGATTCCGACGAATCCCTGGAGGCGTCTCCTGGGCCTCCCGGGCCTCGAAGGGGGTCAGCGGGCGGAGGGCCCCGGGAGGAGGCAGTGGCCCCGTCCGGCCCTGAGGAGCAGGATCCCCTTCTGCAGCGCAAATCAGCCCGGCGCTGCGTCAAACAGCGGCCTTCCTATGACATTTTCGAAGACTCAGACGACTCTGACCCGGGTGTCCCTCCAGCTTCTCGCCGCCGTGCCCCTCGAGAAAACG agctGCCCCTGTTGGAGCCGGAGGAGCAGAGCCGGCCCAGAAAGGCCACCTTGCAGCCTGTGGTGCAGCTTAAGGCTCGGCGGCGTCTGGAAAAG GACACTTCTGGTCCCGGACCCTTCGCCTCCTTCCCCAATGGCTGGACTGGAAAGCAAAAATCTCCCGATGGCATCCACCGAGTCCGCGTGGATTTCAAG GAGGACTGTGACCTGGAAAACGTGTGGCTGATGGGTGGTCTGAGCGTGCTTACTTCTGTGCCTGGGGGTCCCCCCCTCGtgtgtctgctatgtgccagcAAAGGCTTACATGAG CTGGTGTTCTGCCAGGTCTGCTGCGATCCTTTCCACCCTTTCTGCCTGGAGGAGGCGGAACGGCCGCTGCCCCAGCACCACGACACCTGGTGCTGCCGTCGGTGCAAGTTCTGCCATGTCTGTGGGCGTAAGGGCCGGAGCACCAAG CACCTCTTGGAGTGTGAGCGCTGCCGCCACGCCTACCACCCTGCCTGTTTGGGGCCCAGCTACCCGACCCGGGCTACACGTAAAAGGCGTCACTGG ATCTGCTCGGCCTGTGTCCGCTGTAAAAGTTGTGGAGCGGCTCCAGGGAAGAACTGGGACACCGAGTGGTCGGGGGATTGTAGTCTTTGCCCGGGCTGTACCCAGCTTTATGAGAAAG GAAACTTTTGTCCAATTTGTACCCGCTGCTATGAGGATAATGACTACGAGAGCAAGATGATGCAGTGTGCACAGTGTGACCACTGGGTGCACGCCAAGTGCGAGGGCCTCTCAG ACGAGGGCTACGAGATTCTGTCTGGGCTGCCAGACTCGGTGCTATATACGTGTGGCCCGTGTGCCGGGACGGCCCCTCCCCGATGGCGAGAAGCCTTGGAGGGGGCTCTTCGGGGCGGGCTGCACCAGGTTCTGCAAGGGCTACTGAGCTCCAAGGTGACTGGACCTCTGCTGCAGTGCACCCAG TGTGGACAGGACGGGGAGCAGTTGCACCGAGGACCCTGTGACCTCCGGGCCGTGAGCCAGCTCTTTGAAGACGGGCACTACAGCTCTGTG CACAGCTTCATGGAAGACGTGGTCGGGATCCTGATGAGACACATGGAGGAAGGAGATGCCCCTGAGCGTCGGGCTGTGGGGCAGGCCAAAGGGCTCCTTCTGAAG CTCTTGGAGTCTGCCTTCAGTTGGTTCGATGCCCATGATCCCAAGTACTGGAGACGGAATACCCGGCTGCCCAA TGGCGTCCTGCCCAACGCCGTCCTGCCACCCTCAGCGGATCACATCTATGCTCAGTGGAGACAACAAGAGTCTGAGGCACCGGTGCCCGGCCATCCCCCTGTGGGGGGTGCCATCCCAG CCACGCCGACAAAGGAGCCCGCTTTGGAGTCCCACCTGGAGGACCCTCGTCAGTGTGCGCTCTGCCTCAAGTATGGGGACGCCGACTCCAAG GAGGCTGGAAGGCTCCTGTACATCGGACAGAACGAGTGGACGCATGTCAACTGTGCCATCTGGTCAGCAGAAGTGTTTGAGGAGAACGATGGCTCCCTCAAGAACGTTCACGCCGCCGTGGCCCGCGGCCGGCAGATG AGGTGTGAGCTGTGCCTGAAGCCTGGGGCCACCGTGGGCTGCTGCTTGTCCTCCTGCCTTAGCAATTTCCACTTCATGTGTGCCCGCGCCAGCTGCTGCATCTTCCAGGATGACAAGAAGGTTTTTTGCCAAAAACACACGGACCTCCTGGATGGCAAG GAGATTGTGACTCCCGATGGCTTTGACGTTCTGCGCCGCGTTTATGTTGATTTCGAGGGCATCAGTTTCAAGCGAAAGTTTTTGACGGGTTTGGAGCCAGATGCCATCAATGTGCTCATTG GCTCTATCCGCATCGATTCTCTGGGGACGCTCTCTGACCTGTCGGACTGCGAGGGGAGACTCTTTCCCATTGGCTACCA GTGCTCACGTCTGTACTGGAGCACGGTGGACGCCCGGCGGCGCTGCTGGTATCGGTGCCGGATCCTCGAGTATCGACCCCGGGGCTCTCGGGAAGAGCCTGACCACATTGGGGCAGCGGAGGAGAACCGGACCATCGTGCACAGCCCCATCCCCACCACGG AGCTGCTGGGAGCCGAGCCCTCCCAACCAGGGCCTGATACCCTTTGCCAGGGTCCTGAGCGCTACTCCCCTGCCCAGAGCACGGGCCCCTTACCCCCTCCTCCAGAGCCAAGCGTcgccccctccccagccccgCGGTCTGTCTCAGGGGCCAGAATCAAAGTGCCCAACTACTCCCCTTCCCGAAGGCCCCTGGGAGGCGTCTCCTGCTGGCCGCTGCCCTCCCCCG GAAGTCCATCATCTCTGTCCCACCACATCCCAACGGTCGGGGATCCTGACTTCCCGGCTCCCCCAAGACGTTCCCGCCGTCCCAGCCCCCTGGCGTCCCGGCTGCCGCCCAGACGGGCCTCCCCGCCCCCCCGGCCCGCTCCTCAGCTCAGGGTGCCCCCTCCTACCTCAGCCCTCGAGGCCCTCATGCCTACCTCAGGGGAGCTGGCTCCCCCCAGCCTAGccgcctcccccccccctcctcctgaGGACTTGGGCCCTGACTTTGAGGACATGGAGGTGGTGCCGGGGCTGAGCGCGGCCGACTTGGACTTTGCGGCCAGCCTGCTGGGGTCCGAGCCCTTCCAGGAGGAGGAGATTGTGGCAGAGGGGGCTGGGGGAAGTAGCCGGGGGGGGCCGGGGGATAGCTCAGAGGAGGAGGCCGGCCCCCCTACCCACTACATTCACTTCCCCCCCACTGTGGTGCCTGGCCCCGCCCCACCCCCTGGTTCCCTACTTGGAACCCCCCGAATCGAACAGCTGGACGGAGTGGATGACGGCACAGACAGTGAAGCTGAGGCCGTCCAGCAGCCGCGGGGCCAAGAAGCCCCCGCTTCGGGGCCAGGAGTGGGGGGGGTAGGGGGTGGGGGGGGCGGAGGGGATGGAGCAAGGCCCCCTGAGGACCTCCCTTCAGAGATTGTGGAGTTTGTACTCAAGAACCTAGGTGGAGCTGGTGAGGGTGGGGCCGGCCCCGGCGAAGAACCCCCCCTGCCGCCACCCTCCCTGGCCAACGGCAGCCAGGCCCCCCCGGCCCCGCTTCCCGCCCCAGTCGACCCCCCACGGACGTTTGCCTGGCTTCCCGGGGCTCCCGGAGTCCGAGTCCTCAGCCTCAGCCCCGCCCCCGAGCCCCCCAAAACTGCTGCCTCCAAGATCATTCTCGTTAACAAACTGGGCCAGGTGTTTGTGAAAATGGCAGGGGAGAGCGATCCGGCCCCACCTCTGCCCAAACGGCCCCCGCCAACTCCTCCGACTGCCAGCCCGGCCTGGGGTCTCGCCCCTGGGCCCTTGCTGAGTGTGCTGCCTGTGGTGGGGGTGGTgcgccccccacccccaccccccccatcGCTGACCCTGGTGCTGAGCAGCGGGCCCCCCAGCCCCCCCCGCCCGGCCATTCGAGTCAAGAGGGTGTCAACCTTTGCTGGCCGCAGTCCCTCGGCACCCCCCCCAAACAAGGCCCCCCGGCTGGATGGGGAGGGGGATTCCCTCGAGAATGCCCCCCAACCAGTGGGGACCTTGGGCAGTGG ACTGAGCCGAGTACGCATGAAAACACCCACCGTACGGGGGATCCTCGACCTGGACGCCCCCGGGGAGCCAAGCAGGGGGGAGAGTCCCAC GATCCTCCCTGACCGGCCCCCGTTGCTCCCGCTGCCGGACTGCAGCTTCCCCAAGGTCTCCGAAGGGCCCCCCGACCTGCTGCTTGAGCCCCAGTGGCACCACTACTCAG GTGAGGCGTCGAGTTCAGAGGACGATCCTCCATCTCCCGAAGACAAGGAGAACCAGGGGCCCCGGCGGGCGGGCCCCCACCTTCGCTTTGAGATCAGCAGCGAAGATGGCTTCAGTGTGGAAGCAGAGAGCCTGGAGG GCGCCTGGCGCACCTTGATTGAGAAAGTCCAGGAGGCCCGAGGGCACGCCCGGCTCAGGCACCTCTCCTTCAGTG GGATGAGCGGCGCACGGCTCTTGGGCATTCACCACGACGCCGTGATCTTCCTGGCGGAGCAGCTGCCTGGCGCCCAGCGCTGCCATCACTACAAGTTCCGATACCACCAGCAGGGGGAGGGGCAGGAAGAGCCCCCCCTGAACCCCCACGGAGCCGCCCGTGCTGAAGTCTACCTCCG GAAATGCACCTTCGACATGTTCAACTTCCTGGCGTCCCAGCATCGCGTGCTGCCCGAGGGGGCCGCCTGTGACGAGGAGGAGGACGAGGTGCAGCTCAGGTCCACCAG GCGTGCCACCAGTTTGGAGCTGCCCATGGCCATGCGCTTCCGACACCTCAAGAAGACGTCCAAAGAGGCCGTGGGGGTCTACAG GTCGGCCATCCACGGCCGGGGCCTGTTCTGTAAGCGCAACATCGACGCCGGTGAGATGGTCATCGAGTACTCGGGCATCGTGATCCGCTCGGTGCTCACCGACAAGCGCGAGAAGTTCTACGACGGCAAG GGAATCGGGTGCTACATGTTCCGCATGGACGACTTTGACGTGGTGGACGCCACCATGCATGGCAACGCGGCACGCTTCATCAACCACTCTTGCGAGCCCAACTGCTTCTCCCGAGTGATCCACGTGGAGGGCCAGAAGCACATCGTGATCTTTGCCCTCCGGCGCATCCTCCGGGGGGAGGAGCTCACCTACGACTACAAGTTCCCCATTGAGGACGCCAGCAACAAGCTGCCCTGCAACTGTGGGGCCAAGCGTTGTCGCCGCTTCCTCAACTGA